TCTCGCGGTGGATGCTGCGCTGCAGCTCCCATCCGTCCAGATAGGGCACGTAGTCCGGTGCGAGACCGGCGGTCCGGATGTCGAGCATGGACACTCCCGAGAGTTGTTGGATGCAGTGCAGAAACGTCGTGCGGGAGCCAGCCTACGCCCATCCGGCCAGAATGGAGCACCATCCGCGGCTACGCTGGGCGTCATGGCATCCGAGGCTCGAGCAGGCAGGCCGCGTGCGTCCTCCCGCGAGACTCTCGCGGAGGCCGCGTGCGAGCTGTTCCTCGAGCAGGGGTACGAGCAGACCTCGATCGTCGACATCGCCCAGCGCGCGGGTGTGAGCCGTTCGAGCTTCTTCAACTACTTCTCGTCCAAGAGCGACGTGCTCTGGTCGGGGTTGGATGCGCGGATCGCGGCGGCGTCGGTCCGCCTCGCCGCCCTCGGTCGGAACGCCGACGGGCCGTCGGTGCGCGCCGCCCTGGAACCGATCGTGCACGGCTTCGCCCCCGACCCGCTCGCGCTCGCGCTGCGCAACGCCTCGGCTATGGGCCTGGAGGACGAGCTCCTGCGCGACCGGGGGCTGCGCCACGCCCGGATCGCCTCAGCCGTCTCGGCCGCCGCACGCAGCGCAGGCATCGATGAGATCCGCGCCGACATCCTGGGCTCCGCACTCGCGACCGCCGTGCTGTCGTCCATCCGCGTGTGGGCCGAGGAAGGCGCCGGGCAGGCATCACTGGAGGCGCACTTCGATGCGGCGCTGCGCAGCATCCACGATCTTCCGTGGGGCAGCTGAGGGCGGCGCTCAGCCTGGAGGCTCCGCTCACGTAGAATCGAAGGCACCATGGCTACCTTTGGCACGCTCTCCGATCGGCTCACCGAGACCTTCCGCAACCTGCGCACGAAGGGAAAGCTGAGCCCGGCCGACGTCGACGGCACCGTCCGCGAGATCCGTCGGGCTCTGCTCGACGCCGATGTCGCCCTCACCGTCGTGAAGGACTTCACCGCGAAGGTGCGCGAGCGCGCGCTGGGCGACGAGGTGAGCAAGGCGCTGAACCCCGCTCAGCAGGTGGTGCAGATCGTGAACGAGGAGCTCGTGGGCATCCTCGGCGGTGAGCAGCGCCGGCTCGAGTTCGCGAAGACCCCGCCGACCGTGATCATGCTCGCCGGTCTCCAGGGCTCGGGCAAGACCACGTTCGCCGGCAAGCTGGCCCGCCAGCTCGAGGGCGAGGGTCACACGCCGCTGCTGGTCGCCGCCGACCTGCAGCGTCCGAACGCCGTCACGCAGCTGCAGGTCGTGGCCGAGCGTGCGGGCGCGGCGATCTTCGCACCCGAGCCGGGCAACGGCGTCGGCGACCCCGTGCAGGTGTCGAAGGCCGGTGTCGAGCACGCCCGCCGCCAGCAGCACGACGTCGTCATCATCGACACCGCCGGACGACTCGGCGTCGACGCCGAGCTGATGAAGCAGGCAGCCGACATCCGCAAGGCGACGAACCCCGACGAGGTGCTGTTCGTCATCGACGCGATGATCGGTCAGGATGCCGTGAACACGGCCAAGGCCTTCCAGGAGGGCGTCGACTTCACCGGCGTGGTGCTGTCGAAGCTCGACGGCGACGCCCGAGGCGGCGCGGCCCTGTCGGTCGCATCCGTCACCGGACGCCCGATCATCTTCGCCTCCACCGGCGAGAACCTCGAAGACCTCGAGCCGTTCCATCCCGATCGCATGGCGAGCCGCATCCTCGACCTCGGTGACATCCTCACCCTCATCGAGCAGGCGCAGCAGGCCTTCGACGAGGAGGAGGCCCGCAAGGTCGCCGAGAAGCTCGCCAACGAGGCCTTCACGCTCGAGGACTTCCTCGAGCAGCTTCAGCAGATGAAGAAGATGGGCTCGATGAAGAAGATGCTCGGCATGCTGCCGGGCATGGGCCAGATGAAGCAGCAGCTCGAGGACTTCGACGAGCGTGAGATCGACCGCACCGAGGCCATCATCCGCTCGATGACGCCGGGTGAGCGACGCAATCCGAAGGTGCTGAACGGCTCGCGCCGGCTGCGCATCGCCAAGGGCTCGGGCATGACGGTCACCGACGTGAACCAGCTCGTGCAGCGTTTCGAGCAGGCCGCGAAGATGATGAAGACCGTCGCGCGCGGCGGCA
This is a stretch of genomic DNA from Microbacterium sp. YJN-G. It encodes these proteins:
- a CDS encoding TetR/AcrR family transcriptional regulator; the protein is MASEARAGRPRASSRETLAEAACELFLEQGYEQTSIVDIAQRAGVSRSSFFNYFSSKSDVLWSGLDARIAAASVRLAALGRNADGPSVRAALEPIVHGFAPDPLALALRNASAMGLEDELLRDRGLRHARIASAVSAAARSAGIDEIRADILGSALATAVLSSIRVWAEEGAGQASLEAHFDAALRSIHDLPWGS
- the ffh gene encoding signal recognition particle protein yields the protein MATFGTLSDRLTETFRNLRTKGKLSPADVDGTVREIRRALLDADVALTVVKDFTAKVRERALGDEVSKALNPAQQVVQIVNEELVGILGGEQRRLEFAKTPPTVIMLAGLQGSGKTTFAGKLARQLEGEGHTPLLVAADLQRPNAVTQLQVVAERAGAAIFAPEPGNGVGDPVQVSKAGVEHARRQQHDVVIIDTAGRLGVDAELMKQAADIRKATNPDEVLFVIDAMIGQDAVNTAKAFQEGVDFTGVVLSKLDGDARGGAALSVASVTGRPIIFASTGENLEDLEPFHPDRMASRILDLGDILTLIEQAQQAFDEEEARKVAEKLANEAFTLEDFLEQLQQMKKMGSMKKMLGMLPGMGQMKQQLEDFDEREIDRTEAIIRSMTPGERRNPKVLNGSRRLRIAKGSGMTVTDVNQLVQRFEQAAKMMKTVARGGTPQIPGMGPMGKPGASAKRGKKGAKGKSGSRSGNPAKRAAENAGLASANTAATGSGFGLGGAQGAPSEADLAEIQKLFGKG